Proteins co-encoded in one Armatimonadota bacterium genomic window:
- a CDS encoding branched-chain amino acid ABC transporter permease: MAPGRVTLALHLGVPAVLGLLQVVLPPFHHGMLTRIMLFATYAAGYNLLLGYTGLMSLGHALFFAAGMYGAGLPVYYVGLGPGPAFLLGVAASLLLAAGIGALSLRTTGVAFLIVTMLFAQVGYLATLHFNRITLGDQGLVLAGRLAPVQVGGWTLPLTAPAVRYNLALAALTATLLGSLWLVRSPVGRVWIALREHEERTRMLGYDPFAYKLLAVVCSGGVAGAAGAAYALLFSYVGSTFASILYSIYPLLWTLLGGAGTILGPLVGTAFVTYAVDTASSLTTNYLLIVGVALVLVILWAPGGVMGSVRARWWRELP, encoded by the coding sequence ATGGCCCCTGGCCGTGTGACCCTGGCGCTCCACCTGGGGGTACCGGCGGTCCTGGGGCTGCTGCAGGTCGTCCTGCCCCCGTTCCACCACGGCATGCTCACCCGCATCATGCTCTTCGCCACCTACGCGGCCGGCTACAACCTGCTGCTGGGCTACACGGGCCTGATGAGCCTGGGGCACGCGCTGTTCTTCGCCGCCGGCATGTACGGCGCGGGCCTGCCGGTCTACTACGTGGGCCTGGGACCGGGGCCGGCGTTCCTCCTGGGCGTCGCCGCGAGCCTGCTCCTGGCCGCCGGCATCGGCGCGCTCAGCCTGCGGACCACGGGCGTGGCCTTCCTGATCGTCACCATGCTCTTCGCGCAGGTCGGCTACCTGGCGACGCTCCACTTCAACCGGATCACCCTCGGCGACCAGGGCCTCGTGCTGGCCGGCCGCCTGGCGCCGGTGCAGGTGGGGGGCTGGACGCTTCCCCTCACCGCCCCCGCGGTGCGCTACAACCTGGCGCTCGCTGCGCTGACGGCGACGCTGCTGGGCAGCCTGTGGCTCGTGCGCTCGCCGGTGGGGCGGGTATGGATCGCGCTGCGCGAGCACGAAGAACGCACGCGCATGCTGGGCTACGACCCCTTCGCCTACAAGCTGCTGGCCGTCGTGTGCTCGGGCGGGGTCGCCGGCGCAGCAGGGGCCGCCTACGCCCTCCTCTTCTCGTACGTCGGCAGCACCTTCGCCTCGATCCTCTACTCCATCTACCCCCTGCTGTGGACGCTGCTGGGCGGCGCGGGCACGATCCTGGGCCCGCTGGTTGGAACGGCGTTCGTGACCTACGCGGTGGACACGGCCAGCAGCCTCACGACCAACTACCTGCTGATCGTGGGCGTGGCGCTCGTGCTGGTGATCCTCTGGGCGCCGGGCGGGGTCATGGGCAGCGTCCGGGCGCGCTGGTGGCGGGAACTGCCATGA
- a CDS encoding branched-chain amino acid ABC transporter permease, whose translation MTPVGQIVLALLEGTVSGLLLALTAVGLSLVFGVMRIVNVAHGEFFMLGAVLAWVVTSATGSFLAAVAVAPVLVAGIAAAADRLVLRPVRYAPEATIVATIGLLYILQQLILGLYGPEARAVAPPLAGVVEFPWFGYSRYKLVAAALAGLVLLGTWRLVSATTLGLYMRATQQDPEVAQAFGVPVHRVYSAAFALGAALAAVAGVLVVPVQQAHYLMGLDALLLSFMVVTIGGLGRLGGTLVAAFLVGLVDGVVSIFFTPTLARIVASLLVAGVLVARAGGLFDGRGG comes from the coding sequence GTGACCCCCGTCGGGCAGATCGTCCTCGCCCTGCTGGAGGGCACCGTCTCGGGGTTGCTGCTGGCCCTGACCGCGGTGGGGCTGTCGCTGGTCTTTGGCGTCATGCGCATCGTGAACGTCGCGCATGGCGAGTTCTTCATGCTGGGCGCGGTGCTGGCCTGGGTCGTCACCTCCGCCACGGGCAGCTTCCTGGCCGCGGTCGCCGTGGCCCCCGTGCTCGTCGCCGGTATCGCCGCGGCGGCGGATCGCCTGGTCCTGCGGCCCGTTCGGTATGCGCCCGAGGCCACCATCGTGGCCACCATCGGGCTGCTCTACATCCTCCAGCAGCTGATCCTGGGTCTCTACGGCCCGGAAGCGCGGGCGGTGGCCCCGCCGCTGGCGGGGGTCGTCGAGTTCCCCTGGTTTGGCTACTCGCGCTACAAGCTGGTGGCGGCCGCGCTGGCCGGGCTGGTCCTGCTTGGCACCTGGCGGCTGGTCAGTGCCACGACACTGGGGCTGTACATGCGCGCAACGCAGCAGGACCCGGAGGTGGCCCAGGCGTTCGGCGTGCCCGTGCATCGGGTCTACAGCGCCGCCTTCGCCCTGGGCGCGGCGCTGGCCGCTGTGGCGGGCGTGCTGGTCGTCCCCGTGCAGCAAGCCCACTACCTCATGGGTCTGGATGCGCTACTCCTCTCGTTCATGGTGGTGACCATCGGCGGCCTGGGACGCCTTGGCGGGACGCTGGTCGCGGCGTTCCTGGTCGGGCTGGTGGACGGGGTGGTCTCGATCTTCTTCACGCCGACGCTGGCGCGTATCGTCGCCTCGCTGCTGGTCGCGGGGGTACTGGTAGCACGCGCTGGCGGGCTCTTCGACGGGCGCGGGGGCTAG
- a CDS encoding ABC transporter substrate-binding protein, which produces MPGGKLTRRQALKAAGALAGAGVVSRWGRLVDLPYVYAQATGAPPLKIGFQVHRTGIGAVYGKWYERTAAAAVRTINGMGGIGGRPVELIAEDDGTDPKRGTEVVEKLAQQHKVEFIFGTLFSHVVIAAAPRAGELKIPYLVVSEGYHVASGTLNRYTFQPGITDVRAQVTALAPWIVKNLGKRIAMVFPDYAFGYDHRDFFGAAARRQGGEIVALVPIPPTETSFTKYFPKIPRTADVVYHVMVGPGVLTFVKEMGEHFGRRKPKLFGFIDSLEGVDIGSPGLEYLDGSYLWEAFPRYAGEYNTQWEKRFRDAVGVDANGASKSDPKDVSTYSHMFGVWETLFVIKEIVEKSGYKSPKDYRAFIETLEKTEKFDEGLGHPQGPKRFVGRLHQVFGQQFVSQVRGKKLKVVHRTTIDDGMYPPEADYTKQPL; this is translated from the coding sequence ATGCCAGGCGGGAAGCTCACACGCCGACAGGCGTTGAAGGCCGCCGGGGCGCTGGCCGGCGCCGGCGTGGTCAGCCGGTGGGGACGCCTCGTCGACCTCCCCTACGTCTACGCGCAGGCCACCGGGGCGCCACCGCTGAAGATCGGCTTTCAGGTGCACCGCACGGGTATCGGCGCCGTCTACGGCAAGTGGTACGAGCGCACGGCCGCCGCAGCGGTGCGCACCATCAACGGCATGGGCGGCATCGGCGGCCGGCCCGTGGAGCTGATCGCCGAGGACGACGGCACCGACCCCAAGCGCGGCACCGAGGTGGTCGAGAAGCTGGCCCAGCAGCACAAGGTGGAGTTCATCTTCGGCACCCTCTTCTCCCATGTCGTGATCGCCGCAGCGCCGCGGGCCGGCGAGCTGAAGATCCCCTACCTGGTGGTGAGCGAAGGGTACCACGTGGCCTCGGGCACGCTGAACCGGTACACGTTCCAGCCGGGCATCACCGACGTGCGCGCGCAGGTCACCGCCCTGGCGCCGTGGATCGTCAAGAACCTGGGCAAGCGCATCGCCATGGTCTTCCCCGACTACGCGTTCGGGTACGACCACCGCGACTTCTTCGGGGCGGCCGCCCGCCGGCAGGGAGGCGAGATCGTCGCGCTGGTGCCCATTCCGCCCACCGAGACCTCGTTCACCAAGTACTTCCCCAAGATCCCGCGGACGGCCGACGTGGTCTACCACGTCATGGTCGGGCCGGGCGTGCTCACCTTCGTCAAGGAGATGGGCGAGCACTTCGGCCGGCGCAAGCCCAAGCTCTTCGGCTTCATCGACTCGCTGGAGGGCGTCGACATCGGCAGCCCCGGGCTGGAGTACCTGGACGGATCGTATCTCTGGGAGGCCTTCCCCCGCTACGCGGGCGAGTACAACACCCAGTGGGAGAAACGGTTCCGGGACGCGGTGGGTGTCGACGCCAACGGCGCCAGCAAGAGCGACCCGAAGGACGTCTCGACGTACTCGCACATGTTCGGGGTGTGGGAGACGCTGTTCGTCATCAAGGAGATCGTGGAGAAGAGCGGCTACAAGAGCCCCAAGGACTACCGCGCCTTCATCGAGACCCTTGAGAAGACCGAGAAGTTCGACGAGGGGTTGGGCCACCCGCAGGGGCCGAAACGGTTCGTCGGCCGCCTGCACCAGGTCTTCGGCCAGCAGTTCGTCTCGCAGGTGCGTGGGAAGAAACTCAAGGTGGTGCACCGGACGACGATCGACGACGGCATGTACCCGCCCGAGGCGGACTACACCAAGCAGCCGCTGTAG
- a CDS encoding Xaa-Pro peptidase family protein, with protein sequence MRLFISREEHLRRQAAVRHELRRRQLEALVLFGPAQIFYLTGFAFIATERPIALVIAPDVAALFVPRLEEEHAAGHAVVDRVAAYPEYPGDRHPLVRLGALLDELGLGRARLGADGDGYPGVMGYRGPRLSEMLPQATVTPARDLVEDLMMVKSAEELALIRESVRWGHLAHRLLQDYTRPGALESEVGLRASAEATAAMVRALGPGYRPLSWIVPGAHAGFRGQVGAQSAIPHAMTTHAPIRAGDVVVTGAAAVVGGYTSELERTMIVGEPTPEQTRFFRLMLAAQEVAFEALRPGQPCAAVDRAVRAFFDRHHLAPYWRHHVGHALGIGIHEAPFLDIGDETVVRPGMVFSVEPGLYVPGVAGFRHSDTVVVTDDGIELLTYYPRDLASLVVPV encoded by the coding sequence ATGCGCCTGTTCATCAGCCGCGAGGAACACCTGCGCCGCCAGGCGGCGGTGCGCCACGAGTTGCGCCGCCGTCAGCTCGAGGCCCTGGTCCTGTTCGGCCCCGCCCAGATCTTCTACCTGACCGGGTTCGCCTTCATCGCCACGGAGCGCCCGATCGCCCTGGTGATCGCGCCGGACGTCGCGGCGCTGTTCGTACCGCGGCTCGAGGAGGAGCACGCTGCCGGTCATGCCGTCGTCGATCGCGTGGCGGCCTACCCCGAGTACCCGGGTGACCGCCACCCGCTGGTGCGGTTGGGTGCGCTCCTCGACGAGCTGGGCCTGGGGCGTGCGCGGTTGGGTGCGGACGGCGACGGGTATCCGGGGGTGATGGGCTACCGTGGCCCGCGGCTGTCGGAGATGCTGCCGCAGGCGACGGTGACGCCGGCCCGCGACCTGGTCGAAGACCTGATGATGGTCAAGTCGGCCGAAGAGCTCGCTCTGATCCGAGAGAGCGTCCGGTGGGGCCACCTGGCCCACCGCCTGTTGCAGGACTACACGCGCCCGGGTGCGCTGGAGAGCGAGGTCGGACTGCGGGCATCCGCTGAAGCCACCGCGGCCATGGTGCGGGCGCTGGGGCCCGGGTACCGGCCGCTGTCCTGGATCGTCCCCGGTGCCCACGCGGGGTTCCGGGGCCAGGTGGGCGCGCAGTCCGCCATCCCCCACGCCATGACCACGCACGCGCCGATCCGCGCCGGCGACGTGGTCGTCACCGGGGCGGCCGCCGTGGTCGGCGGCTACACCAGCGAGCTCGAACGCACGATGATCGTGGGGGAGCCCACCCCGGAGCAGACGCGGTTCTTCCGGCTCATGCTGGCGGCGCAGGAGGTGGCGTTCGAGGCGCTGCGGCCGGGCCAGCCATGCGCGGCGGTCGACCGCGCCGTGCGTGCGTTCTTCGACCGACACCACCTGGCGCCGTACTGGCGGCACCACGTGGGACACGCCCTGGGGATTGGGATCCACGAGGCGCCGTTCCTGGACATCGGCGACGAGACCGTCGTGCGACCGGGCATGGTGTTCAGCGTCGAGCCGGGGCTGTACGTGCCCGGGGTCGCCGGCTTCCGCCACTCGGACACCGTGGTGGTGACCGACGACGGGATCGAGCTGCTCACGTACTACCCGCGGGACCTCGCGTCGCTGGTGGTGCCCGTCTAG
- a CDS encoding glycine betaine ABC transporter substrate-binding protein: MRTRWWSGVVAVVLAAGLAAAAGAEGTTLTLRIGSKNFTEQFILAEMYAQALEARGYRVERFLNLGGTLIAHQAVASGRIDMYPEYTGTALAAIVKGPILNDPEVVYRQVKEYYERELGLTLLRYSQMNNGYVLVVLPETARRYRLKTMSDLARVARQLVLGAGPEWADREDGVPGLRRHYGMEFKEFRPMLTVLTYRALQERQVDVINGFTTDGQIAALGLVRLVDDRRFWPPYRVAPVIRKEIAVRYPGVVAVLNAVTVLLTDERQAALNWRVDGRREEPRDVARDFLRQHGLVR; this comes from the coding sequence ATGCGCACGCGCTGGTGGTCAGGTGTCGTCGCCGTCGTGCTGGCCGCAGGGCTGGCGGCTGCCGCAGGGGCGGAGGGGACCACGCTCACCCTGCGGATCGGGTCGAAGAACTTCACCGAGCAGTTCATCCTCGCCGAGATGTACGCGCAGGCCCTCGAGGCGCGCGGCTATCGGGTCGAGCGGTTCCTCAACCTGGGCGGCACGCTCATCGCCCACCAGGCGGTCGCCAGCGGCAGGATCGACATGTACCCGGAGTACACCGGCACCGCCCTGGCGGCCATCGTCAAGGGCCCGATCCTCAACGACCCCGAGGTGGTCTATCGTCAGGTCAAGGAGTACTACGAGCGCGAGCTGGGGTTGACGCTGCTGCGCTACTCGCAGATGAACAACGGCTACGTGCTCGTGGTGTTGCCCGAGACGGCCCGGCGCTACCGGTTGAAGACCATGTCGGACCTGGCCCGGGTCGCGCGCCAGCTGGTGCTCGGGGCCGGGCCGGAGTGGGCGGACCGCGAGGACGGCGTGCCGGGGCTGCGGCGGCACTACGGCATGGAGTTCAAGGAGTTCCGGCCCATGCTGACGGTGCTCACGTACCGGGCGCTGCAGGAGCGCCAGGTGGACGTGATCAACGGGTTCACCACCGACGGGCAGATCGCCGCGCTGGGGCTGGTGCGCCTGGTCGACGACCGCCGGTTCTGGCCGCCGTATCGTGTCGCGCCGGTGATCCGCAAGGAGATCGCCGTCCGCTATCCGGGCGTGGTCGCCGTCCTCAATGCCGTGACGGTGCTGCTGACCGACGAGCGCCAGGCCGCGCTGAACTGGCGCGTGGACGGTCGGAGGGAGGAACCGCGGGACGTGGCCCGCGACTTCCTGCGACAGCACGGCCTCGTCCGGTAG
- a CDS encoding ATP-binding cassette domain-containing protein, with product MIAFEHVEKRYPGQAQPAVRDVSFTVPEGRTCVLVGPSGCGKTTLLKMVNRLIEPTAGVVRVAGRNVAEVDPVRLRRQVGYVIQQVGLFPHMTIAENVATVPRLLGWPPARIARRVDELLALVGLDPAVYRDRYPRQLSGGQAQRVGVARALAADPPIMLLDEPFGALDPITREHLQAEFLKIQQRLRKTVLFVTHDLAEAFRMGDQICILNEGQVLQVGTPDEVLARPAGAFVAAFLGTTRGLRRLDLLRVDAVMQPAEAVPAGAPGPQAVPAPPAREPGGRTPPSGAPVAQEPSPRATVARAAPLSEALSLMLAQDVAALVVTDDGGAPVGTVTLEDIRRVMRTG from the coding sequence ATGATCGCCTTCGAGCACGTCGAGAAGCGCTACCCCGGGCAGGCGCAGCCCGCGGTGCGGGACGTGAGCTTCACCGTCCCGGAAGGCCGCACGTGCGTGCTGGTCGGGCCCTCGGGGTGCGGCAAGACCACGCTGCTCAAGATGGTGAATCGCCTGATCGAGCCGACGGCAGGAGTCGTGCGCGTGGCGGGGCGCAACGTGGCCGAGGTCGACCCGGTGCGGTTGCGCCGGCAGGTCGGGTACGTGATCCAGCAGGTCGGTCTGTTTCCCCACATGACCATCGCGGAGAACGTCGCCACGGTCCCCCGCCTGCTCGGCTGGCCGCCCGCGCGCATCGCCCGGCGGGTGGACGAACTGCTGGCCCTGGTGGGGCTGGATCCGGCGGTCTACCGCGACCGCTACCCGCGCCAGCTCTCGGGCGGGCAGGCCCAGCGGGTGGGCGTGGCGCGGGCGCTGGCGGCCGACCCGCCCATCATGCTCCTGGACGAACCGTTCGGGGCCCTGGACCCGATCACGCGCGAGCACCTGCAGGCCGAGTTCCTGAAGATCCAGCAGCGGCTGCGCAAGACGGTCCTGTTCGTCACGCACGACCTGGCCGAAGCGTTCCGCATGGGCGACCAGATCTGCATTCTGAACGAGGGTCAGGTGCTCCAGGTCGGGACGCCCGACGAGGTGCTGGCCCGACCCGCGGGGGCGTTCGTGGCGGCGTTTCTGGGCACGACGCGGGGCCTGCGGCGGCTGGACCTGCTGCGGGTGGACGCCGTCATGCAGCCGGCGGAAGCCGTACCCGCAGGCGCGCCGGGGCCTCAGGCTGTGCCCGCGCCGCCGGCCCGGGAGCCGGGGGGGCGCACCCCGCCGTCGGGAGCGCCGGTCGCCCAGGAGCCCTCGCCCCGCGCCACCGTCGCGCGCGCCGCGCCGCTGTCCGAGGCGCTGTCGCTCATGCTGGCGCAGGACGTGGCGGCGCTGGTGGTGACCGACGACGGTGGTGCACCGGTGGGCACCGTGACCCTGGAGGACATTCGGCGCGTCATGCGCACCGGATGA
- a CDS encoding acyl-CoA dehydrogenase family protein yields the protein MRPTPERLKTYLDEIRAFVHGPLEAIAGELEHGRTSPAALWALLAERSLLRLTLPPAYGGWGLALCEYVPILETVAQSHGSVRMIVHVHNGLWRLLDRYGTADQKARYLHDWATAGRKLAFALTEPDAGTGPDIKTEARRTAEGWVLQGRKWLITFADVADAFIVVAYTDRSRGADGISAFIVPREAPGLRITLQPDGMGLAGTGHGLLEFEQCRLSPDALLGDEGDGLRMVLRDFLDISRISIATSCVGLAQRALDLAVAHARRRVTFGKPLASRQAIQFALAEAAVDVQAARLLVYDAARRVDAGAPCTTEAAMAKLFGLEMVGRVTDVALRVCGGIGYLRGHPVERIYRDARALWFEEGTAEIQKLVIARALLDPHGA from the coding sequence ATGCGTCCCACGCCGGAGCGTCTGAAGACCTACCTGGACGAGATCCGGGCCTTCGTGCACGGGCCGCTGGAGGCCATCGCCGGGGAGCTCGAGCACGGCCGCACGTCGCCGGCCGCCCTGTGGGCGCTGCTGGCCGAGCGCTCGCTGCTCCGGCTGACCCTGCCGCCGGCCTACGGTGGGTGGGGCCTCGCGCTGTGCGAGTACGTCCCGATCCTGGAGACGGTCGCGCAGTCGCACGGGTCCGTGCGGATGATCGTGCACGTGCACAACGGCCTGTGGCGCCTGCTGGACCGCTACGGCACCGCCGACCAGAAGGCGCGCTACCTGCACGACTGGGCCACGGCCGGACGGAAGCTCGCCTTTGCCCTCACGGAGCCCGACGCCGGCACCGGCCCGGACATCAAGACCGAGGCGCGCCGAACCGCCGAGGGCTGGGTGCTGCAGGGGCGCAAGTGGCTCATCACCTTTGCCGACGTCGCCGACGCCTTCATCGTGGTGGCCTACACCGACCGCAGCCGCGGGGCCGATGGTATCTCGGCGTTCATCGTCCCGCGCGAGGCGCCGGGGCTGCGCATCACGCTGCAGCCTGATGGCATGGGCCTGGCGGGCACCGGGCACGGCCTGCTGGAGTTCGAGCAGTGCCGGCTTTCTCCCGACGCGCTGCTGGGCGACGAGGGCGACGGCCTGCGCATGGTGCTGCGGGATTTTCTGGACATCAGCCGAATCTCTATCGCCACGAGCTGCGTGGGGCTGGCGCAACGGGCGCTGGACCTGGCCGTGGCGCACGCGCGGCGCCGGGTGACGTTCGGGAAGCCTCTGGCCAGCCGTCAGGCGATCCAGTTCGCCCTGGCCGAGGCGGCCGTCGACGTGCAGGCGGCCCGGCTGCTGGTCTACGACGCGGCGCGGCGCGTCGACGCCGGCGCGCCCTGCACGACCGAGGCCGCCATGGCCAAGCTGTTCGGGCTCGAGATGGTGGGCCGGGTGACGGATGTGGCGTTGCGGGTCTGTGGGGGCATCGGGTACCTGCGGGGGCATCCCGTGGAGCGCATCTACCGGGACGCGCGGGCGCTGTGGTTCGAAGAGGGGACCGCGGAGATCCAGAAGCTCGTCATCGCCCGGGCGCTCCTCGATCCGCACGGGGCCTGA
- a CDS encoding zinc-binding dehydrogenase, whose protein sequence is MLAARIYEDTNGRRLVVETIPDPQPRDGEVLVRVRAAGLCGTDLEILDGLRLPPDVVWPVVPGHEVAGEVVEVGANAEPWRPGHRVVVNPYVGCGRCWSCLDGRQSACQAPQLVGLTRQGGFAELIAVPASSLFHLPTHLPFAVGAILPDAVGTAYHAVMTRGALQPGQRVMIYGAGGVGTHGVMLAKLFGADPVIAVVRRAAVAERLTRLGAQVVVVGGETNPVREIRRMTDGRGVDLSVDFVARPESVRICIGATRIGGRIVLVGVSDDPLVLPGSSYLVRREVEIRSAFGATPHEMAIVIGLAASGRLDLTRSVSRRWPLAQIEEAFRTLRHRPPDVVRIVVTDEPS, encoded by the coding sequence ATGCTGGCCGCGCGGATCTACGAGGACACCAACGGCCGCCGGCTGGTGGTCGAGACGATCCCCGACCCGCAGCCGCGCGACGGCGAGGTTCTGGTGCGCGTGCGCGCCGCTGGGCTCTGCGGCACCGACCTGGAGATCCTCGACGGGCTGCGACTGCCCCCCGACGTCGTCTGGCCGGTGGTCCCCGGGCACGAGGTGGCGGGCGAGGTCGTCGAGGTCGGTGCCAACGCCGAGCCCTGGCGCCCGGGACACCGGGTCGTCGTCAACCCCTACGTGGGGTGCGGACGCTGCTGGTCGTGTCTGGACGGGCGACAGTCGGCCTGCCAAGCCCCGCAGCTGGTGGGCCTCACCCGCCAGGGCGGCTTCGCCGAGCTCATCGCGGTCCCCGCCAGCAGCCTGTTCCACCTGCCGACGCACCTGCCGTTCGCCGTGGGGGCGATCCTGCCCGATGCGGTGGGCACGGCCTACCACGCGGTGATGACGCGGGGCGCGCTCCAGCCCGGACAGCGTGTGATGATCTACGGGGCAGGCGGCGTGGGGACCCACGGGGTGATGCTGGCCAAGCTCTTCGGCGCCGACCCCGTGATCGCCGTGGTGCGGCGCGCGGCGGTGGCCGAGCGGTTGACGCGCCTGGGCGCCCAGGTCGTGGTCGTGGGGGGCGAGACCAACCCCGTGCGGGAGATCCGCCGCATGACCGACGGCCGCGGCGTGGACCTGAGCGTGGACTTCGTCGCCCGGCCCGAGTCCGTCCGGATCTGCATCGGCGCCACGCGCATCGGCGGGCGGATCGTGCTGGTCGGCGTCTCCGACGACCCGCTGGTGTTGCCGGGGTCGTCGTACCTGGTGCGCCGCGAGGTGGAGATCCGGTCCGCGTTCGGCGCCACGCCCCACGAGATGGCGATCGTCATCGGGCTGGCCGCGTCGGGGCGGCTGGACCTGACGCGCAGCGTGTCCCGACGGTGGCCGCTGGCGCAGATCGAGGAAGCGTTTCGCACCCTGCGCCACCGGCCCCCGGACGTAGTCCGGATCGTCGTCACGGACGAGCCATCCTGA
- a CDS encoding SDR family oxidoreductase has product MGQLTGKVALVTGATRGIGRATALLLAERGADVVVHYHASDAVAAELVQTITARGRRAIALRADLERPDEIRQLFADLHRQMGGLDIFVANAAATAFRPVVALKPHHLARTYQLNVFAFVQAAQEAIRLMAGRRGKIVTVSSFPTWRYLPDYGLLASAKAALEALTRYLAVEAAPLGITVNGVSPGAVDTDSFQAYARADPQGLVAAMVAATPKGRLGTPEDIARVIAFLCSDDAEWIVGQTITVDGGLTLPTPGYRSPGAR; this is encoded by the coding sequence ATGGGACAGTTGACGGGCAAGGTGGCCCTCGTGACCGGCGCGACCAGGGGCATCGGCCGGGCAACGGCCCTGCTCCTCGCCGAGCGGGGGGCCGATGTGGTCGTCCACTACCACGCTTCCGATGCGGTGGCGGCCGAGCTCGTGCAGACCATCACCGCGCGGGGCCGGCGGGCCATCGCGCTGCGCGCCGACCTGGAGCGGCCGGACGAGATCCGGCAGCTGTTCGCCGACCTGCACCGGCAGATGGGCGGCCTGGACATCTTCGTCGCCAACGCCGCCGCCACGGCGTTTCGGCCCGTTGTCGCCCTCAAACCCCATCACCTGGCGCGCACGTACCAGCTCAACGTGTTCGCGTTCGTGCAGGCGGCGCAGGAAGCGATCCGCCTGATGGCGGGGCGCCGCGGCAAGATCGTGACGGTCTCGAGCTTCCCCACCTGGCGCTACCTCCCCGACTACGGGCTGCTGGCGTCCGCCAAGGCCGCGCTGGAGGCCCTCACCCGCTACCTGGCCGTGGAAGCCGCTCCCCTGGGGATCACCGTGAACGGCGTGAGCCCGGGCGCGGTGGACACCGACTCCTTCCAGGCCTACGCCAGGGCCGACCCGCAGGGCCTGGTGGCAGCCATGGTGGCCGCGACCCCCAAAGGGCGTCTGGGGACGCCGGAGGACATCGCCCGGGTGATCGCGTTCCTCTGCTCGGACGACGCCGAGTGGATCGTAGGGCAGACGATCACGGTCGACGGCGGGCTGACGCTCCCGACCCCCGGGTATCGGTCGCCGGGCGCGCGCTGA